A stretch of DNA from Aliarcobacter thereius LMG 24486:
ATATTATAAATGATATTTATGAAGTAATTAATTTTCTTAAAAATAATATGGAAAATGGTTCTAAAATAGTTGTTAAAAATGACTTTGCAATTTTTGAAGGAACACTTGTAAATAATAGATATTCAAATCTTGTGAAGTTGATTGAGAATAAACTAGATAGCAACTATTTTTTAGTAGATATTGATACTTTAGAATTTAATTAGTATAATATAATAACTTTTTTAGATTACAAATAGTTTATATTATTATTGGGGGAAATAGTGTTAGAGTTTTTTGAATTTATGGCTTCAAAGCCTATTTTAGTGTTATTAATAGGGATTATAGTTGGATTTATAATTGGTAAAAGTCAGAAGAAAAGATTTAAATCTGTATCTGGTTCAAAAAATAAAGATATCTTTGAAGAGAAAAAAGTAAGAATAAATCCAATATTTAATAAAAATGCCTCTTTGGATTTTAAACCATCACTTCTTAGCTCATCATCAAGAAAAGATAAATTTACAAAGATAAAAGGTATTGATGAGGAACTTGAAGCTAGATTATATGATTTAGGTGTTTATCAATATGATCAAATTGCTTTTTGGACAAGCAAAAACTGTGAATGGGTTGAAAATTTTTTAGGAATTACAGGATACATTAAAGAGAATCAATGGCTTGAACAAGCAAAGATTCTTAAAACAGGAAGAGAGACAAATTATAGTCAAAAGCTTATAGATGAAGAGAACAAAGAGCCAGAAGATGTAAGTGAAAATAAGGAAGATAGTAAGATATAATTCTATATCTTTACTAAATATCTCCCACTAGTTTTACCTTCTAGCATACTTTTTAATACATCTTTTATCTTTTCTAAATTTATCTCTTTAGTGATATAGTCTATATTATCAATTTTATATTTTGTTGCTAAATTATTCCAAGCTTTTTGTTTTTTCTCTAAATTACATTCTACACTATCTATTCCAATAAGTTTTATACCTCTTAGAATAAATGGAAAAATATTTGTATTTAATTCATTTGAATATGTAAGACCAAAGCAAGTGGCTATACCATTATATTTTAATTGTTTTAATGCACAAGATAAAATATCTCCACCAACACTATCTATAACAGTTGAATATCTCTCTTTTAAAAGAGCTTTATTTTTATCTTTTAGAAAATCTTCATTTAATATAACTTCATTTACTCCAAGACCTTTTAAATAATCAATTTTATTTGAATTTGAAGATAAAGCAACAATATTAAAGCCAAGTTTATTTAATATCGATATTGCTAAAGAACTTACCCCACCACTTGCACCACTTACTAATACTTCACCATCATTTGGAGATAATCCATTATTTAGTAATTCATCAATTGCTAATGCAGCAGTTAAACCAGCTGTTCCATAACTCATAATCTCTTTATCACTTAAATTTTCAGGAGTTCTTACTAACCATTCTGATGGTACTTTTACATACTCGCAGTGACCACCATTTGTATTCATTCCAAAATCATAACCAGTGACTGTAACTCTATCTTTAATTTTAAAATCTTTAGACTTTGATTGAAATATAGTACCAGATACATCAATTCCAGTAATATGTGGAAAAACTTTTGTAACTCCGCTATTTCCAATAGAACTAAGAGCATCTTTATAGTTTAATGAAGAGTAAGTTGCTTTTATTATAACTTCATTTTCTTCACAAATTGGAGCATCAATCTCTTTTATTCCAGATATAAAATTTCCTTTTGAATCTTTTTCTACAACAAAAGCTTTCATATATGCTCCTTAGTTTTTTATTAAATCTTTTAAACTATCTTTAGGATTCTTCCCATCTAAAATTAGTTTAACTTCCTTTGCAATTGGAGTATATATTTTATACTTATTAGATAGCTTTTCAATAGCAGTCGCAGTTTGAACACCTTCTGCTACCTCT
This window harbors:
- a CDS encoding YhdH/YhfP family quinone oxidoreductase, with amino-acid sequence MKAFVVEKDSKGNFISGIKEIDAPICEENEVIIKATYSSLNYKDALSSIGNSGVTKVFPHITGIDVSGTIFQSKSKDFKIKDRVTVTGYDFGMNTNGGHCEYVKVPSEWLVRTPENLSDKEIMSYGTAGLTAALAIDELLNNGLSPNDGEVLVSGASGGVSSLAISILNKLGFNIVALSSNSNKIDYLKGLGVNEVILNEDFLKDKNKALLKERYSTVIDSVGGDILSCALKQLKYNGIATCFGLTYSNELNTNIFPFILRGIKLIGIDSVECNLEKKQKAWNNLATKYKIDNIDYITKEINLEKIKDVLKSMLEGKTSGRYLVKI